From the Quercus lobata isolate SW786 chromosome 6, ValleyOak3.0 Primary Assembly, whole genome shotgun sequence genome, one window contains:
- the LOC115993769 gene encoding heavy metal-associated isoprenylated plant protein 23, whose translation MGVGGTLEYFSDLMSSGHKHKKKKQLQTVELKVRMDCDGCELKVKKALSSLSGVKSVDINRKQQKVTVTGFVEASKVLKKAKSTGKRSEIWPYVPYNLVAQPYTAQAYDKKAPPGFVRRVENTVTSGTVTRYEDPYTTMFSDDNPNACSIM comes from the exons atggGAGTTGGAGGCACTTTAGAGTATTTTTCTGATTTGATGAGCAGTGGCCATAAacacaagaagaagaagcaattgCAAACTGTGGAGCTAAAGGTCAGGATGGACTGTGATGGCTGTGAGCTTAAGGTCAAGAAGGCCCTCTCTTCATTAAGTG GAGTTAAATCAGTGGACATAAACAGGAAACAACAGAAAGTGACTGTAACTGGGTTTGTTGAAGCAAGCAAGGTGCTGAAGAAAGCCAAGTCAACAGGGAAAAGGTCAGAGATTTGGCCCTATGTTCCTTACAACCTAGTGGCTCAGCCTTACACTGCTCAAGCTTATGACAAGAAGGCACCTCCTGGTTTTGTCAGGAGGGTAGAGAACACTGTCACCAGTGGCACTGTGACAAGATATGAGGACCCTTACACCACCATGTTCAGTGATGACAACCCCAATGCCTGCTCTATTATGTAG